One genomic region from Biomphalaria glabrata chromosome 7, xgBioGlab47.1, whole genome shotgun sequence encodes:
- the LOC106059697 gene encoding COX assembly mitochondrial protein 2 homolog produces MHPDLSPHLHTPECNELIAALKNCHADNPYKKFMGVCNDFDRAVTKCLNDERELKRQLNREKSAARRLKEVSAS; encoded by the exons ATGCATCCAGATTTATCACCTCATCTACATACTCCTGAGTGTAATGAGTTAATTGCTGCCTTAAAAAACTGCCATGCAGAT aatCCCTATAAAAAATTTATGGGTGTTTGCAATGACTTTGATAGAGCAGTGACAAAATGTTTGAATGATGAG cgAGAATTGAAGAGACAATTGAACAGAGAAAAATCAGCTGCCAGAAGATTAAAAGAAGTGTCAGCATCATGA